A genomic segment from Prosthecodimorpha staleyi encodes:
- a CDS encoding GMC family oxidoreductase, protein MENYDWIVVGAGSAGCVVAGRLAEAGRGRILVLEAGPRDLSPWIHLPIGYGKTFYAPRLNWMYRTEAVPGLDGRVVYQPRGKVVGGSSSINAMVWSRGQAEDFDGWAAAGNPGWSGADVLAAYRRMEDHALGASEWHGAGGPVHISDIAGECHPLTALFVRAGLEAGLPANPDLNGATTEGVGHYQITTRNGRRVSAATAFLKPALKTGRVRLVTGALAERILFEGRRAVGIRYRRGGRVHEVRAGGGVILTAGAFNSPQILQLSGIGPADLLARHGIAPRVDSPAVGQNLQDHLCYDHVYRARRPSLNDDLLPLIGQIRAGLAYLFGRRGPLSLSVNQGGGFFRTRADLDRPDMQLYFSPLSYERAVPGVRALMKPDPFSGFSTSVSPCRPTSRGHVAIRSADPSVAPLIVPNYLDTEEDRTTILAGARFLRRLAEAPTFRDLIAAELKPGPDCASDDALAADIRARAYSVFHPCGTCRMGPDPGGSAVDPDLKVHGVDGLRVADASIFPTVTSGNTNAPAMMVGWMAADRILAEVAARRQ, encoded by the coding sequence ATGGAAAACTATGACTGGATCGTGGTCGGCGCGGGCTCGGCCGGATGCGTCGTGGCCGGACGTCTGGCGGAGGCCGGCCGGGGCCGGATCCTGGTGCTGGAGGCCGGGCCGCGCGACCTGAGCCCCTGGATCCACCTGCCGATCGGCTACGGCAAGACCTTCTATGCGCCGCGGCTGAACTGGATGTACCGCACCGAAGCCGTGCCGGGCCTGGACGGCCGCGTCGTCTACCAGCCGCGCGGCAAGGTGGTCGGCGGATCGAGTTCGATCAACGCCATGGTCTGGTCGCGCGGGCAGGCGGAGGATTTCGACGGCTGGGCGGCGGCCGGCAATCCGGGCTGGTCGGGCGCCGACGTGCTGGCCGCCTACCGGCGCATGGAGGATCACGCGCTCGGCGCCTCCGAATGGCACGGCGCCGGCGGCCCGGTCCACATCTCCGACATCGCCGGCGAATGCCACCCGTTGACCGCCCTGTTCGTGCGCGCCGGCCTGGAGGCCGGCCTGCCGGCCAATCCGGACCTGAACGGCGCCACCACCGAGGGCGTCGGCCACTACCAGATCACCACCCGCAACGGCCGCCGGGTTTCGGCCGCCACCGCCTTCCTGAAGCCGGCCCTGAAGACCGGCCGCGTCCGCCTGGTCACCGGTGCGCTGGCCGAACGGATCCTGTTCGAGGGCCGCCGCGCCGTCGGCATCCGCTACCGGCGCGGCGGGCGCGTGCACGAGGTGCGGGCGGGCGGCGGCGTCATCCTGACGGCTGGCGCCTTCAACTCGCCGCAGATTCTGCAGCTGTCGGGGATCGGCCCGGCCGACCTGCTCGCCCGCCACGGCATCGCACCCCGCGTCGACAGTCCCGCCGTCGGGCAGAACCTGCAGGATCATCTCTGCTACGACCATGTCTACCGGGCGCGCCGCCCGAGCCTCAACGACGACCTGTTGCCGCTGATCGGCCAGATCCGCGCCGGGCTAGCCTATCTGTTCGGCCGGCGCGGGCCGCTGTCGCTGAGCGTCAACCAGGGCGGCGGCTTCTTCCGGACGCGCGCCGATCTCGACCGCCCCGACATGCAGCTCTACTTCTCGCCGCTCTCTTACGAGCGTGCCGTTCCGGGGGTGCGTGCGCTGATGAAGCCCGATCCCTTCTCGGGCTTCTCGACCAGCGTCTCGCCCTGCCGGCCGACCAGCCGCGGCCATGTCGCGATCCGCTCTGCCGACCCGTCCGTCGCGCCGCTGATCGTCCCGAACTATCTCGACACCGAGGAGGATCGCACGACGATCCTGGCCGGCGCCCGCTTCCTGCGCCGCCTCGCCGAAGCGCCGACCTTCCGCGACCTGATCGCCGCCGAACTGAAGCCCGGTCCGGATTGCGCCTCCGACGACGCGCTGGCCGCCGACATCCGGGCGCGCGCCTATTCGGTCTTCCATCCCTGCGGCACCTGCCGGATGGGGCCGGACCCGGGCGGCAGCGCGGTCGACCCCGATCTCAAGGTCCATGGCGTCGACGGCCTGCGGGTCGCCGATGCCTCGATCTTTCCGACCGTCACCTCGGGCAACACCAATGCGCCCGCCATGATGGTCGGCTGGATGGCCGCCGACCGCATCCTGGCCGAGGTGGCGGCACGCCGGCAATAG
- a CDS encoding ABC transporter permease: MLRTLPRSPFVDAAYKAYVGLFLIYLAVPLVVVAVFAFNDSLFPALPWKGFTLDWFIGTTEPRIGLLHDRNILRGIGNSVLVALATTAVSILVGTTTAFLFERHDFPFKSFAYLMMLAPLVIPGVILGISILAFSSTVANALDDRFGWEVAALRPGLLLVVLGQFSFIATIATLVIAARLRKFDRALEEAAFDLGATPAAAFLTVTLPYLAPAVIGAGLVAFLISFENFNTTLMLVGSDPPLTITMFDRMKQGSTPVLNAVSLFLMVGSGLIGLISVMVQRDRGEGRAG, from the coding sequence ATGCTGCGCACGCTGCCCCGCTCGCCCTTCGTCGATGCCGCCTACAAGGCCTATGTCGGCCTGTTCCTGATCTATCTGGCGGTGCCGCTGGTCGTCGTCGCCGTCTTCGCCTTCAACGATTCGCTCTTTCCGGCGCTGCCCTGGAAGGGCTTCACGCTGGATTGGTTCATCGGCACGACCGAGCCCCGGATCGGCCTCCTGCACGACCGCAACATCCTGCGCGGCATCGGCAATTCGGTGCTGGTCGCGCTCGCCACCACGGCCGTCTCGATCCTGGTCGGCACCACCACCGCCTTCCTGTTCGAGCGGCACGACTTCCCCTTCAAGAGCTTCGCCTATCTGATGATGCTGGCGCCGCTGGTCATTCCGGGCGTGATCCTAGGCATCTCGATCCTGGCCTTCTCCTCGACCGTCGCCAATGCGCTCGACGACCGCTTCGGCTGGGAGGTGGCGGCGCTGCGACCGGGGCTGCTGCTGGTCGTGCTCGGCCAGTTCTCCTTCATCGCCACCATCGCCACGCTGGTCATCGCCGCCCGGCTGCGCAAGTTCGACCGGGCGCTGGAAGAGGCCGCCTTCGATCTCGGCGCGACCCCGGCCGCCGCCTTCCTGACCGTGACGCTGCCCTATCTGGCGCCGGCGGTGATCGGCGCCGGCCTGGTCGCCTTCCTGATCTCGTTCGAGAATTTCAACACGACGCTGATGCTGGTCGGGTCAGACCCGCCGTTGACGATCACCATGTTCGACCGCATGAAACAGGGCTCGACGCCGGTCCTGAACGCAGTCTCGCTGTTCCTGATGGTCGGATCCGGGCTGATCGGCCTGATCTCGGTCATGGTCCAGCGCGACCGCGGCGAGGGCCGCGCCGGCTGA